The Paraburkholderia sabiae genome includes a region encoding these proteins:
- a CDS encoding FAD-dependent oxidoreductase — MATVEHYEHVFLGGGKGGKSLAMELAQAGHKVAVIERGMIGGSCINVACIPTKTLIQNARIAHIRHQQDGAATDMAAVSQRVKAVVDGMVELNHDAFRKSGLELVLGTGRFVGPRRIEVKTNDGALRVIEGDHAYINTGTTAAIPDLPGLRAAEPLTHVEALVLTTLPEHLIVIGGGYIGLEMAQAFRRLGSKVTLLQNAPRVATREDEDVSDAIEAALKEDGIDIRTGAKPTGVTGTSGRSVTVALEGGDSITGTHILVAAGRTPVTSGIGLDAAGVELDARGFIKTDERLATTAERTWAIGEVAGTPMFTHASFDDYRVLRSQLAGGNVTTKDRIIPYALFIEPELGRIGLNESEARAKGIAVRVVKLPMAAVPRARTNGATKGFMKMLIDAQSDAILGFTMLGTNAGDVVTAVQMAMLGGLPYQRVRDAIIAHPLISEGLNILLAKVPERTAS, encoded by the coding sequence ATGGCGACAGTCGAACACTACGAACACGTTTTTCTCGGTGGCGGAAAGGGCGGCAAGAGTCTTGCGATGGAACTCGCGCAAGCGGGACACAAGGTTGCGGTGATCGAGCGCGGCATGATCGGCGGATCGTGCATCAACGTCGCGTGCATTCCGACGAAAACGCTGATTCAGAACGCTCGCATCGCACACATCCGACACCAGCAGGACGGCGCCGCCACCGACATGGCGGCCGTGTCGCAGCGGGTGAAAGCTGTCGTCGATGGCATGGTGGAACTCAACCATGACGCGTTTCGCAAGTCGGGCCTCGAACTCGTGCTCGGCACGGGGCGTTTTGTCGGACCGCGCAGGATCGAGGTGAAAACGAATGATGGTGCGCTGCGTGTGATCGAAGGCGATCATGCGTACATCAATACGGGTACGACAGCCGCGATCCCCGACCTGCCCGGACTGAGAGCCGCCGAACCGCTGACCCATGTCGAAGCGCTCGTTCTGACGACATTGCCTGAACATCTGATCGTGATCGGCGGAGGCTATATCGGACTGGAAATGGCGCAGGCGTTCCGAAGACTCGGCAGCAAGGTCACGTTGCTGCAAAACGCGCCGCGTGTTGCCACGCGAGAAGACGAAGACGTCAGCGATGCCATCGAAGCGGCCCTCAAGGAAGACGGCATCGACATTCGAACGGGTGCGAAGCCGACCGGCGTCACCGGCACGTCGGGCAGATCGGTGACGGTTGCGCTGGAGGGCGGCGATTCGATAACGGGCACGCACATTCTCGTCGCGGCGGGACGCACGCCTGTCACATCGGGAATCGGACTCGATGCGGCTGGCGTCGAGCTGGACGCGCGCGGCTTCATCAAGACGGACGAACGTCTCGCCACGACGGCCGAACGTACGTGGGCTATCGGCGAAGTCGCGGGTACGCCGATGTTCACTCATGCATCGTTCGACGACTACCGCGTGCTGCGCTCGCAACTCGCGGGCGGCAATGTGACGACCAAGGACCGCATCATTCCCTACGCGCTCTTTATCGAACCGGAACTCGGACGCATCGGGTTGAACGAGTCGGAAGCCAGGGCAAAAGGGATCGCGGTACGCGTCGTCAAACTGCCGATGGCGGCGGTGCCGCGTGCGCGCACGAACGGCGCGACGAAGGGCTTCATGAAGATGTTGATCGATGCGCAGTCGGACGCGATTCTCGGCTTCACGATGCTCGGCACCAATGCCGGCGACGTCGTGACGGCCGTGCAGATGGCAATGCTCGGCGGACTGCCGTATCAGCGCGTGCGGGATGCCATCATCGCGCATCCGTTGATTTCAGAAGGGCTCAACATTCTGCTGGCGAAGGTTCCGGAGCGAACCGCTTCCTGA
- a CDS encoding ABC transporter permease: MWSRSIVRSSEIRILLVAVILCAYFETANHDFLLTDASLKNLSQFIAPVAIIAFGEIMLMIGGEIDLSAGMVFAFAPFVMHFAHEAGAPAWLAVIAGIVAAGLIGLVNGAVSVYLRIPSFVTTLGTLFFVNGFTLTISRGTPVSPPEDGMFAEFMGAWGYSEILWAIALAAIMHITLRHTRWGLHTIASGANPLGASEAGIQVRRLKLGNFILAAVLAGFTGILEGFRISSIDPQAGGNQIMFLAVAAAVIGGTPLAGGSGTIIGGLIGAAVLGILNDGFTLIGINAFTFNMILGAAILAAMIFNIHVVRLARKGGS; encoded by the coding sequence CTGTGGTCGCGGTCGATCGTGCGCTCGAGCGAGATTCGCATCCTGCTGGTTGCGGTCATTCTGTGCGCCTACTTCGAAACGGCCAACCACGACTTCCTGCTGACGGACGCGAGTCTCAAGAACCTGTCGCAGTTCATCGCGCCCGTCGCCATCATCGCGTTCGGCGAAATCATGTTGATGATCGGCGGCGAGATCGATCTTTCCGCCGGGATGGTGTTCGCGTTCGCGCCGTTCGTCATGCATTTCGCGCACGAGGCGGGCGCGCCGGCGTGGCTCGCCGTGATCGCCGGGATCGTGGCGGCAGGCCTGATCGGGCTCGTGAATGGCGCGGTGTCGGTGTATCTGCGCATACCGTCGTTCGTCACCACGCTCGGCACGCTGTTCTTCGTGAACGGCTTCACGCTGACGATCTCGCGCGGCACGCCCGTCTCGCCGCCCGAAGACGGCATGTTCGCCGAATTCATGGGCGCATGGGGATACAGCGAAATCCTCTGGGCGATCGCGCTGGCCGCGATCATGCACATCACGCTGCGTCACACGCGCTGGGGGCTGCATACGATCGCGTCGGGCGCGAATCCGCTCGGCGCAAGCGAGGCAGGGATTCAGGTCCGGCGTCTGAAGCTCGGCAACTTCATCCTGGCAGCCGTGCTCGCGGGCTTCACGGGCATTCTCGAAGGCTTCCGCATTTCGTCGATCGATCCGCAAGCGGGCGGCAACCAGATCATGTTCCTCGCCGTGGCGGCCGCGGTGATAGGCGGCACGCCGCTCGCGGGCGGCTCGGGGACGATCATCGGCGGGCTGATCGGCGCGGCCGTGCTCGGCATCCTGAACGACGGCTTCACGCTGATCGGCATCAACGCCTTCACGTTCAACATGATTCTCGGCGCGGCCATTCTCGCGGCGATGATCTTCAACATCCACGTCGTCCGTCTCGCGCGCAAAGGAGGATCGTGA
- a CDS encoding ATP-binding cassette domain-containing protein — translation MSSVPSEALRGEDIVKRFGAVTALDGVSLTLRQGEILGILGDNGAGKSTLIKILTGFHQQTSGRLYLGGEETLLRSVDHARALGIECVYQDLALANSLSIYHNMFLNREIIRPGPFRLLNHKAMRRRAAECLEEIGVHVPSVDLPVEQLSGGQRQAIAVARAVNSNAKILLLDEPLAAMGAREAGLIIDLILRLKEKGDLSIIMIMHNYAQTLDIADRVMLMQRGRVTYERESVSTSVAELMDIVRREYRAMRGQTS, via the coding sequence ATGTCCTCGGTGCCGTCGGAGGCGCTGCGCGGAGAAGATATCGTCAAGCGTTTTGGCGCGGTGACGGCGCTCGACGGCGTGTCGCTAACTTTGCGCCAGGGCGAGATTCTCGGCATTCTCGGCGACAACGGCGCGGGCAAATCAACGCTCATCAAGATTCTCACCGGCTTTCATCAGCAGACGAGCGGCAGGCTGTATCTCGGCGGCGAGGAAACCTTGCTGCGCTCGGTCGATCATGCGCGCGCGCTCGGTATCGAATGTGTGTATCAGGATCTCGCGCTCGCCAATTCGCTGAGCATTTACCACAACATGTTTCTCAACCGGGAGATCATTCGGCCCGGTCCGTTCCGCCTGCTCAACCATAAGGCGATGCGTCGGCGCGCGGCGGAATGCCTCGAAGAAATCGGCGTGCACGTGCCTTCCGTGGATCTGCCCGTCGAGCAGCTTTCGGGTGGTCAACGTCAGGCGATTGCGGTGGCGCGCGCGGTCAATTCGAACGCGAAGATCCTGTTGCTCGACGAACCGCTGGCCGCGATGGGCGCGCGCGAGGCGGGATTGATCATCGACCTGATCCTGCGGCTCAAGGAAAAAGGCGATCTTTCGATCATCATGATCATGCACAACTACGCGCAGACGCTCGACATCGCCGATCGCGTGATGCTCATGCAGCGTGGACGCGTGACGTACGAACGGGAGTCGGTCAGCACATCCGTTGCCGAGTTGATGGATATCGTCCGGCGCGAGTATCGGGCGATGCGTGGGCAGACCTCGTAG
- a CDS encoding C45 family autoproteolytic acyltransferase/hydolase, with the protein MPALGYIEVSGSPFEAGQALGRFGAAAVHRHLVQSAAWHDVMRSRGTPLAAALATQAQQCFPRVWSELQGLAEGLALPFEDVFLWNCRGDVWASAPDGCTTVQLPAADHKRITHNEDGDPGFAGHCAIAQCHIDGSPGFAAFVYPGSLPGHTFAVTDAGLAVTVNNLRQLEAQAGVPRMVLTRAVLDARDLDAAVSVLRDHPRAGGFHLTLAHRASAALLSVEFSAHGCSVQEVTRPSLHANHAIHPAMSGFAQRVTDSSRHRQARGNALLHEADRSGYEPDPLAILADTHDASLPIYRADPADPDDENTLATADIMIRASHIEWDVYEQPGTPPRYRMIDGHRQTNDTPQGYEQRRREGA; encoded by the coding sequence ATGCCTGCACTTGGTTATATAGAAGTTTCCGGTTCGCCCTTCGAGGCGGGCCAGGCGTTGGGGCGCTTCGGCGCCGCTGCCGTACATCGTCATCTCGTGCAGTCGGCTGCCTGGCACGATGTCATGCGATCGCGCGGTACCCCGCTTGCCGCCGCGCTCGCCACGCAGGCGCAGCAGTGTTTCCCGCGCGTCTGGTCGGAGTTGCAGGGGCTCGCCGAGGGCCTCGCTTTGCCGTTCGAGGACGTCTTCCTGTGGAACTGCCGGGGGGACGTCTGGGCGTCGGCGCCTGACGGCTGCACGACGGTCCAGTTGCCTGCAGCTGACCATAAGCGCATCACTCACAACGAAGACGGCGATCCCGGTTTCGCGGGACATTGCGCGATCGCGCAATGCCATATCGACGGCAGCCCCGGCTTCGCCGCGTTCGTTTATCCGGGCTCGTTGCCGGGTCATACATTCGCCGTCACGGATGCAGGTCTTGCCGTCACCGTCAACAATCTCCGGCAACTCGAAGCGCAGGCAGGCGTGCCGCGTATGGTGCTCACACGCGCCGTGCTGGATGCGCGCGATCTCGATGCCGCGGTCAGCGTGTTGCGCGACCATCCGCGCGCAGGCGGTTTTCATCTGACGCTCGCGCACCGTGCGAGCGCCGCGTTGTTGAGCGTGGAGTTCAGCGCGCACGGTTGCTCGGTGCAGGAGGTGACACGCCCGTCGCTGCATGCGAATCATGCGATCCATCCCGCGATGAGCGGATTTGCGCAGCGCGTGACGGATTCGTCGCGTCATCGGCAGGCACGCGGCAACGCGCTGCTGCATGAAGCGGATCGTTCCGGGTACGAACCCGACCCGCTCGCGATCCTCGCCGACACGCACGATGCGTCGCTGCCGATCTATCGCGCGGATCCCGCCGATCCCGACGACGAAAACACGCTTGCAACCGCCGATATCATGATCAGGGCGTCTCACATAGAATGGGACGTTTATGAACAGCCGGGGACGCCGCCCCGATATCGAATGATCGATGGACACAGACAAACGAACGACACGCCGCAAGGCTACGAGCAGCGACGACGCGAAGGCGCCTGA
- a CDS encoding isochorismatase family protein has protein sequence MKCDPIDTAVVFIDPQIDVLSPLGKNWGAVGASVTENRTVENMLQIFKAAKAAKFSVFISPHYFYPTDRAWKFNGPLEADEFSTGTFARTGALNLSGFDKSGADWLEEFKPFIDDGETIVVSPHKVFGPQTNDLTLQLRKRNVQKIVLGGMLANMCVESHLRDLVEQGFEVCVVVDATAGPRHPVWGDGYQAALVNYAFLAHAVVKTQDVVAAMTQR, from the coding sequence ATGAAATGCGATCCCATCGACACCGCAGTCGTCTTTATCGATCCACAAATCGACGTGCTCAGCCCGCTGGGGAAGAACTGGGGCGCGGTCGGCGCCAGCGTGACGGAGAACCGGACCGTCGAAAACATGCTTCAGATCTTCAAGGCGGCGAAAGCGGCGAAGTTCAGCGTTTTCATCTCGCCACATTATTTCTATCCGACCGACCGCGCGTGGAAATTCAACGGCCCGCTCGAGGCGGACGAGTTCTCAACGGGCACATTCGCGCGCACAGGTGCGCTGAATCTCAGCGGATTCGATAAATCGGGTGCTGACTGGCTGGAAGAGTTCAAGCCGTTTATCGACGATGGCGAAACCATTGTCGTGAGCCCGCACAAGGTCTTCGGTCCGCAGACCAACGACCTGACGCTGCAGCTTCGAAAGCGCAATGTGCAGAAAATCGTGCTGGGCGGCATGCTCGCCAATATGTGTGTCGAGTCGCATCTGCGCGATCTCGTCGAGCAGGGTTTCGAAGTCTGCGTGGTCGTCGATGCCACTGCCGGGCCGCGTCATCCCGTCTGGGGCGACGGCTATCAGGCTGCGTTGGTCAACTACGCGTTTCTCGCGCACGCCGTCGTCAAAACGCAAGACGTCGTGGCGGCGATGACGCAACGATAA
- the glnH gene encoding glutamine ABC transporter substrate-binding protein GlnH, translated as MKLVAKLVAAALVAVSVLGHAARAETLLVACDTAFVPFEFKQGDKYVGFDIDLWEAIAKDLKLDYKLQPMDFSGILPALQTHNVDVALAGITIKDERKKVIDFSDGYYDSGFLLMVPATSAIKGPDDLKGKSLAIKTGTSAADYAKAHFAGTELRQFPNIDNAYLELQTGRVDAAMHDTPNVLYYINTAGKGRVKAVGPQMMAQQYGIGFPKGSALVPKVNAAIAKIKADGRYAAIYKKWFGVEPTKS; from the coding sequence ATGAAACTCGTAGCAAAGCTCGTCGCGGCTGCACTTGTCGCCGTTTCCGTCCTCGGTCACGCCGCGCGGGCCGAGACCTTGCTGGTCGCCTGCGACACGGCGTTCGTGCCGTTCGAATTCAAGCAGGGCGACAAGTACGTCGGCTTCGACATCGATCTGTGGGAAGCCATCGCGAAAGATCTGAAGCTCGACTACAAGCTGCAGCCGATGGACTTCAGCGGCATCCTGCCTGCGCTTCAGACACACAACGTCGATGTCGCGCTTGCAGGCATCACGATCAAGGACGAGCGCAAGAAAGTGATCGATTTCTCCGACGGCTACTACGACAGCGGCTTTCTGCTGATGGTGCCGGCCACGAGCGCAATCAAGGGACCGGACGACCTGAAGGGCAAGTCGCTCGCGATCAAGACGGGTACGTCCGCTGCGGATTACGCGAAGGCGCACTTCGCGGGCACCGAATTGCGCCAGTTCCCGAATATCGACAACGCCTATCTGGAACTGCAGACGGGGCGCGTCGATGCGGCGATGCACGATACGCCGAACGTCCTCTACTACATCAACACGGCCGGCAAGGGACGCGTGAAGGCAGTCGGTCCGCAAATGATGGCGCAGCAATACGGCATCGGCTTCCCGAAGGGTAGTGCGCTGGTGCCCAAGGTCAACGCGGCGATCGCGAAGATCAAGGCCGACGGACGCTATGCGGCGATCTACAAGAAGTGGTTCGGCGTCGAACCGACGAAGTCCTGA
- a CDS encoding MurR/RpiR family transcriptional regulator, producing MDTDKRTTRRKATSSDDAKAPDAIGTAPRSVDGLRELIVRIGRDEAGVSLGGKAHTVLARLLERPEEVAVRTITDLATSLDVNASTLTRLSTKLGYTGFADFQSVFRDSLAQRHRHFYTHQAERLVSGQKTREHGGARPEGAPEVDVVAQLARESIGNVETFLSRLSPVDLRGAATLLADTPRVRVHGLRQFSALASFLCYGLGMIRTDVALLDAQGLGVAEGLAQLQPGDVVVVTSVAPYTRSVAEAAVAAAEAGMIVIAITDTLASPLVPPARHAFLIPHDSSFFSNSMGAYLIFCEGLLNLVATHLGERSLEALSRRERLITALGIERD from the coding sequence ATGGACACAGACAAACGAACGACACGCCGCAAGGCTACGAGCAGCGACGACGCGAAGGCGCCTGACGCGATCGGCACTGCACCGCGCAGTGTCGACGGACTGCGCGAGCTGATTGTGCGCATCGGCCGCGACGAGGCGGGCGTTTCGCTCGGCGGCAAGGCGCATACCGTGCTGGCCAGGCTGCTCGAACGGCCCGAGGAAGTGGCCGTGCGCACCATTACGGATCTGGCGACTTCGCTCGACGTCAACGCGTCGACGCTGACGCGTCTGAGCACGAAACTCGGCTACACCGGCTTCGCGGATTTTCAGAGCGTGTTCCGCGATTCACTTGCGCAACGGCATCGGCATTTCTATACGCATCAGGCGGAACGGCTCGTGTCCGGGCAGAAGACGCGCGAACACGGCGGCGCGCGTCCAGAGGGAGCGCCTGAAGTCGATGTCGTCGCGCAACTCGCGCGTGAATCGATCGGCAATGTCGAGACGTTTCTTTCGCGACTGTCTCCCGTCGATCTGCGCGGCGCGGCAACCTTGCTCGCCGACACACCGCGCGTGCGCGTGCACGGGTTGCGGCAGTTCAGCGCGTTGGCCAGCTTCCTGTGCTATGGGCTAGGCATGATCCGCACGGATGTCGCCTTGCTCGATGCGCAAGGTCTCGGTGTCGCGGAAGGTCTCGCCCAGTTGCAACCCGGCGATGTCGTCGTCGTGACGAGCGTCGCGCCCTATACGCGCAGCGTCGCCGAAGCGGCCGTAGCAGCCGCAGAGGCCGGCATGATCGTCATCGCGATCACCGATACGCTCGCATCGCCGCTCGTGCCGCCCGCCCGTCACGCCTTTCTGATTCCGCACGACAGCAGCTTCTTCAGCAACAGCATGGGTGCGTATCTGATTTTTTGCGAAGGCTTGCTCAATCTCGTCGCGACACATCTTGGCGAACGCTCGCTGGAGGCGCTGTCGCGGCGTGAGCGCCTGATTACGGCGTTGGGGATCGAGCGGGACTGA
- the glnQ gene encoding glutamine ABC transporter ATP-binding protein GlnQ, whose protein sequence is MSALDMVQFRQVTKRFGQTTVLDSVDLNIGTGEVVVLIGPSGSGKSTLLRCINALEHIDGGDLIVDGISVLGGTKKVREIRREAGMVFQQFNLFPQLTALENVAFGPRQVRGMSKDEAEALARELLAKVGLAERVGHYASELSGGQQQRVAIARALAVKPKLMLFDEPTSALDPELRQEVLRVMQSLAEEGMTMVVVTHEMAFARRVGTRLIFMEHGHIAVDGPPAALLDNPPNQRLRDFLQHVE, encoded by the coding sequence ATGAGCGCACTCGACATGGTTCAATTCAGGCAGGTTACGAAACGCTTCGGACAGACTACCGTGCTCGATAGCGTCGATCTGAACATCGGTACCGGCGAGGTCGTGGTGCTGATCGGTCCGTCGGGTTCGGGCAAATCGACGCTGCTGCGATGTATCAATGCGCTGGAGCATATCGACGGCGGCGATCTGATCGTCGACGGCATCAGCGTGCTGGGCGGCACGAAGAAGGTCCGTGAGATCCGCCGGGAAGCGGGCATGGTGTTCCAGCAGTTCAATCTGTTTCCGCAACTGACGGCGCTCGAAAATGTCGCGTTCGGTCCGCGTCAGGTACGCGGCATGAGCAAGGACGAAGCTGAAGCTTTGGCGCGTGAACTGCTCGCGAAAGTCGGCCTCGCGGAGCGCGTCGGACACTACGCGAGCGAGTTGTCGGGCGGACAGCAGCAACGTGTGGCGATCGCACGCGCGCTCGCCGTCAAGCCGAAGCTGATGCTGTTCGACGAGCCGACGTCCGCACTCGATCCTGAACTGCGTCAGGAGGTGCTGCGCGTGATGCAGTCGCTGGCGGAAGAGGGTATGACGATGGTCGTCGTGACGCACGAGATGGCGTTCGCGCGCAGGGTCGGCACGCGGCTCATCTTCATGGAACATGGTCATATCGCCGTCGACGGCCCGCCTGCGGCGCTGCTCGATAACCCGCCTAATCAGCGGCTGCGCGATTTCCTTCAACACGTCGAGTGA
- the glnP gene encoding glutamine ABC transporter permease GlnP, whose product MQFDLSVIVDALPALLQGARLTVLITIAGLAGGLAVGFLFGLMRAYGNAFMQKIAFAYVEFVRGTPIVVQVMFIYFALPVLLNVRVDALTAAVVSIVVNSGAYIAEIVRGSFLSVPRGLKEAGLALGMPMWRVLAFVIGPIAIRRMTPSLGNQFIVSLKDTSLFIVIGVGELTRQGQEIMASNFRAVEIWTAVAAIYLCMIGVLTFCLRTMERRMRIL is encoded by the coding sequence ATGCAGTTCGATCTGTCTGTCATCGTCGATGCGCTGCCCGCGCTGCTGCAGGGCGCACGGCTCACGGTGCTGATTACCATCGCGGGCCTTGCTGGAGGGCTGGCCGTCGGTTTTCTGTTCGGCCTGATGCGCGCCTACGGCAATGCGTTCATGCAAAAGATCGCCTTCGCGTACGTGGAATTCGTGCGCGGCACGCCGATCGTCGTGCAGGTGATGTTCATCTATTTCGCGCTACCCGTGCTGCTGAATGTACGCGTCGATGCGTTGACGGCGGCCGTCGTGTCGATCGTCGTCAACTCGGGCGCCTACATTGCCGAGATCGTGCGCGGCTCGTTCCTGTCGGTGCCGCGCGGTCTGAAGGAAGCAGGACTCGCGCTCGGCATGCCGATGTGGCGCGTACTCGCGTTCGTCATCGGACCGATCGCCATTCGCCGCATGACGCCGTCGCTGGGCAACCAGTTCATCGTGAGCCTGAAGGACACGTCGCTCTTCATCGTGATCGGCGTCGGCGAACTGACGCGCCAGGGCCAGGAAATCATGGCCTCGAATTTCAGGGCGGTTGAAATCTGGACAGCAGTGGCCGCGATCTATCTGTGCATGATCGGCGTGCTCACGTTCTGCCTGCGCACGATGGAAAGGAGGATGCGGATACTATGA